A window of Zavarzinella sp. contains these coding sequences:
- a CDS encoding prepilin peptidase — MTNLTIEIIWLVVAFLLGSCVGSFINVVVGRLPYEKSLLWPSSTCLKCYTPLRLMDNLPVIGYLMLGGKCRYCGSRYSSQYLWIELICGAVFAGLLYFDIFMNGLHLPVIATSDWSINQGLIPWQGIILFFHHAILFSFLLAAALSDIHTRTIPLSLTATGTIIGLISATIFAWPFPTELTSGNLAVRTSWAFNFPPEKFPRGVYQWPVWGPLPTWLMVESRWLLGLLTGLAGAAMGSLLVRAIKFLVEKGMGREAIGMGDADLMMMAGAFIGWQGVIVSFFVGGLCALPMAILMLIFKKDRSLPFGPGLALGVVIVVLNGPRMAPALQSLFFDEIILLVFATIVFGGMFIGGLLLRFTNPAPQGVSPS; from the coding sequence ATGACGAATTTGACCATCGAAATCATCTGGCTGGTTGTGGCTTTCCTTCTGGGAAGTTGCGTCGGCAGCTTTATCAACGTGGTGGTGGGTCGTCTGCCTTACGAAAAAAGCCTGCTCTGGCCCAGTTCCACCTGTTTAAAATGTTACACCCCCCTGCGGCTGATGGATAACCTGCCGGTTATTGGCTATCTGATGCTGGGTGGGAAGTGCCGCTATTGTGGCAGTCGCTATTCATCGCAATACCTCTGGATCGAACTGATCTGCGGTGCGGTGTTTGCCGGACTGCTCTATTTCGACATTTTCATGAATGGCTTACATCTGCCGGTGATTGCCACCTCGGATTGGTCGATTAATCAGGGTTTGATCCCATGGCAGGGGATTATTCTGTTTTTTCATCATGCCATTCTGTTTTCGTTTTTGCTGGCTGCCGCACTAAGCGATATTCATACTCGCACGATCCCACTGAGCCTGACTGCCACTGGCACCATCATTGGGTTGATCAGTGCGACAATCTTTGCCTGGCCGTTCCCCACCGAACTGACCAGTGGGAATCTCGCAGTCCGCACTTCGTGGGCCTTCAACTTCCCACCGGAAAAGTTCCCACGTGGGGTTTATCAGTGGCCAGTGTGGGGCCCGCTCCCCACCTGGCTCATGGTGGAATCTCGCTGGCTGCTGGGCCTGCTGACCGGTCTGGCAGGTGCCGCCATGGGCAGCCTGCTGGTGCGTGCCATCAAGTTTCTAGTGGAAAAAGGGATGGGTCGCGAAGCAATTGGCATGGGTGATGCCGATCTGATGATGATGGCGGGTGCGTTCATCGGCTGGCAGGGCGTGATTGTATCCTTTTTTGTCGGCGGGTTGTGTGCATTGCCGATGGCCATTCTGATGCTGATCTTCAAAAAAGATCGCTCGCTGCCGTTCGGGCCTGGTCTGGCGTTAGGTGTGGTTATCGTGGTGCTGAACGGGCCTCGCATGGCACCTGCACTGCAAAGTTTGTTTTTCGACGAAATTATCCTGCTGGTTTTTGCCACAATAGTTTTTGGCGGGATGTTTATTGGTGGTTTGCTCCTGCGATTCACCAATCCCGCTCCCCAAGGTGTCTCTCCATCATGA
- a CDS encoding SMI1/KNR4 family protein encodes MDSIIDLIRIQIQRSPTSHGPPFLAPHEVLQLSEIAIAEDIIGCKLPNLLQQLYLQIGNGGFGPGYGLLPLLPSSELKNGRFVVSLYSFFRQAKKWNATVIPFSCWGCGILSCLDLRDNTDPLVYRFEPNMPDELTSNYLNGNTYVGNGLIPEEVPLSEWLGMWLAGHADIMFSKFNTI; translated from the coding sequence ATGGATAGTATAATTGACCTGATTCGCATACAGATTCAACGGTCACCTACTTCCCACGGGCCACCGTTTCTCGCACCTCATGAAGTGCTACAGTTATCCGAAATAGCAATCGCAGAAGATATCATAGGCTGCAAATTGCCAAATCTGTTGCAGCAGCTTTATCTTCAAATCGGTAATGGGGGATTTGGACCTGGTTATGGATTGCTTCCTTTGTTGCCTTCAAGCGAATTGAAAAATGGCCGTTTTGTTGTTTCTTTATACTCTTTTTTTCGGCAAGCTAAAAAGTGGAATGCAACAGTAATTCCTTTTTCATGTTGGGGATGTGGAATTCTTTCTTGCCTCGACCTTCGTGATAATACTGATCCTCTTGTGTATAGATTCGAGCCAAATATGCCCGATGAACTCACTTCAAATTACCTTAATGGGAACACGTACGTTGGTAATGGATTAATTCCTGAGGAAGTTCCATTATCAGAATGGCTAGGTATGTGGCTTGCAGGGCATGCTGATATTATGTTTAGCAAGTTTAACACAATTTGA
- a CDS encoding DUF1559 domain-containing protein has translation MYGSRLSSRRSAFTLIELLVVIAIIAILIGLLLPAVQKVREAANRSTCTNNMKQIALSAHNYDSQYGYLPPGLNLEYNRTTGARTSGSYIGLLAYLLPFMEQENIHRLIEADRFEPTTMNVWYGGGSWTAANNHIKSFYCPSDDARTVAPSVGVFAYFFTINGSLNGGAFGGALPTLGRTNYTGSSGALGDVPDPFWGQWKGVFFAGSKSTVATITDGSSNTVFVGEIIGGNSPGTRDYCASWAGAGALPTAWGLPATTGWWSFGSKHTGVVNFAWGDGSVRALRKTGPATDWYSTRWYQQQYASGGFDGQNIDFSLLGN, from the coding sequence ATGTACGGTTCCCGCTTGTCCAGTCGTCGAAGTGCATTCACTTTGATTGAGTTACTGGTCGTCATCGCCATTATCGCCATCCTGATTGGATTATTGCTTCCTGCTGTACAAAAGGTGCGTGAGGCGGCGAACCGCAGCACCTGTACTAACAACATGAAGCAAATTGCTTTGTCTGCACACAATTATGATTCCCAGTACGGGTATCTGCCCCCAGGCTTGAATTTGGAATACAACCGAACAACAGGGGCCAGAACAAGTGGCAGTTATATTGGCCTGCTTGCATACTTGTTGCCTTTTATGGAACAGGAGAACATTCACCGCTTGATCGAAGCAGACCGATTTGAGCCAACAACAATGAACGTGTGGTATGGTGGTGGCTCCTGGACTGCTGCGAACAACCATATTAAATCGTTTTATTGTCCGTCAGACGATGCACGGACGGTTGCTCCCAGTGTGGGTGTTTTTGCTTATTTTTTCACAATTAATGGTTCTCTCAATGGTGGGGCATTTGGTGGGGCATTACCGACTTTAGGCCGTACAAACTACACTGGCAGTTCAGGTGCTCTGGGTGATGTGCCTGATCCTTTCTGGGGACAATGGAAAGGTGTTTTCTTCGCTGGTTCTAAGTCGACTGTAGCTACTATTACTGATGGTAGTTCAAATACGGTGTTTGTTGGCGAAATTATTGGCGGTAATAGTCCAGGCACGCGAGATTATTGTGCCTCGTGGGCAGGTGCAGGTGCACTACCTACGGCATGGGGTCTGCCTGCAACTACAGGTTGGTGGTCATTTGGTAGTAAACACACTGGTGTTGTAAACTTTGCCTGGGGTGATGGTTCGGTGCGGGCACTCAGAAAAACTGGTCCTGCAACCGATTGGTATAGCACTCGTTGGTACCAACAACAGTACGCCTCAGGTGGATTTGATGGTCAAAACATTGACTTCAGTCTGCTGGGTAATTAA
- a CDS encoding DUF1559 domain-containing protein, translating to MHLSSVRTRSRRKAFTLIELLVVIAIIAILIGLLLPAVQKVREAANRSTCTNNLKQIALSAHNFDSQYGYLPPGTNLEYDRTTGVRTGGSYIGLLAYLLPFMEQENIHRLIPSDRFESTTGSVWYGGGSWTAANNHIKSFYCPSDDARTVAPSSGVFAYFYTFSTTLRGGYFAGANPTLGRTNYTGCAGALGDTPSTPWSQWKGVFYPGSKTTVATITDGSSNTVFVGEIIGGTSPGTRDFCASWAGAGALPTAWGLPSTTGWYSFGSKHTGVVNMAWGDGSVRALRKRGTSTDWYTTAWYQQQYASGGFDGQNYDVSLIGN from the coding sequence ATGCATCTTTCTTCTGTCCGGACGCGAAGTCGTCGGAAAGCGTTCACACTGATTGAACTGCTTGTCGTTATCGCAATTATTGCCATTTTGATTGGTTTGTTGCTTCCTGCCGTGCAAAAAGTGCGTGAGGCTGCCAACCGCAGTACCTGTACCAACAATCTGAAGCAGATTGCTTTGTCGGCACACAACTTTGATTCCCAATACGGTTACTTGCCACCCGGGACTAACCTGGAATATGACCGCACAACAGGTGTTCGTACCGGTGGAAGCTACATTGGTTTGTTGGCATACCTACTTCCATTCATGGAGCAGGAAAACATTCACCGCTTGATTCCGTCGGATCGATTTGAATCAACTACTGGTTCCGTTTGGTATGGTGGCGGTTCTTGGACTGCGGCAAACAATCACATCAAATCATTCTATTGTCCATCTGATGATGCTCGTACTGTAGCACCTTCGAGCGGTGTATTTGCTTATTTCTACACGTTTAGTACGACGCTTCGTGGCGGCTATTTTGCTGGCGCAAACCCTACTTTGGGCCGCACGAACTACACCGGTTGTGCAGGTGCTCTAGGCGACACGCCTTCTACTCCATGGTCGCAATGGAAAGGGGTGTTTTATCCTGGTTCTAAGACAACTGTTGCTACTATCACTGATGGCAGTTCTAATACAGTGTTTGTTGGTGAAATCATTGGTGGCACGAGTCCCGGCACTCGAGATTTCTGTGCAAGCTGGGCTGGCGCAGGGGCACTGCCTACAGCATGGGGTCTGCCAAGCACAACTGGTTGGTATTCTTTTGGCAGCAAGCACACCGGTGTGGTAAACATGGCCTGGGGTGATGGTTCTGTTCGGGCGTTACGAAAACGCGGCACCAGTACCGATTGGTACACTACCGCATGGTATCAGCAACAATATGCATCTGGCGGCTTCGATGGTCAGAACTACGATGTATCATTGATCGGCAACTAA
- the hisH gene encoding imidazole glycerol phosphate synthase subunit HisH, translating into MSSIVIVDYGMGNLRSVQKAFETIGYSASIEQHPEKIAAADRLILPGVGAFQDAIAHITESGISEVLHTHIQRGRPFLGICLGLQLLFETGYEDGTHRGLGFLPGEVVRFDPHPGLKIPHMGWNSINTVPDCPLFHDIPLGSHFYFVHSYYARPTEPNVVAATADYPTPFCAAIWRDNLLATQFHPEKSQQVGLRLLENFMKKI; encoded by the coding sequence ATGAGCAGTATTGTGATTGTCGACTACGGCATGGGAAACCTGCGTAGCGTGCAAAAAGCATTCGAAACTATTGGATATTCGGCCAGTATTGAACAACATCCCGAGAAAATTGCGGCTGCTGATCGCCTGATCCTGCCTGGCGTAGGTGCCTTTCAGGATGCAATTGCCCACATTACAGAGAGTGGCATCAGCGAGGTGCTGCACACCCACATTCAACGTGGCAGGCCCTTTCTGGGAATCTGCCTGGGCCTGCAATTACTGTTTGAAACGGGCTACGAAGACGGCACCCACCGTGGGCTGGGCTTCCTGCCTGGGGAAGTGGTGCGGTTCGATCCCCACCCTGGCCTGAAAATTCCCCACATGGGCTGGAATTCAATCAACACGGTGCCTGATTGCCCCCTGTTTCACGATATTCCTTTGGGCAGCCATTTTTATTTTGTGCACTCATACTACGCACGCCCCACAGAGCCTAATGTGGTGGCAGCAACCGCAGATTACCCCACCCCATTCTGTGCGGCAATCTGGCGCGATAACCTGCTTGCCACCCAGTTCCACCCCGAAAAAAGCCAGCAGGTGGGCCTGCGTCTGCTGGAAAATTTCATGAAAAAAATCTAA
- a CDS encoding ROK family protein, which yields MTANRNFVGLDVGGTTMKAAVVQESGKVFPHATLPTEAAKGQEHGLQQMYATIRAAVSTAGLSISDISGIGVATPGTMDLSAGLILDPPNLKPWRNVPVRDSIQKEFQVPTAFQNDANAAAFGEFWAGAGKGTVSMVMFTLGTGIGGGIVIDGKIMEGRHSHGGEIGHMGIQMTDGRLCGCGRRGCLEAYASATSVVKRAQEAVELSNQPSLLREQLAATDEELPAKVVFQAANQGDEIARRIVDETAYYLAVGAMNMMHVIDPDMIVYGGGMTAAGEPFLQRIQFYIKQLAFPVPAENTTVRYASLGSDAGFIGAAACALSLMS from the coding sequence ATGACTGCGAACCGAAATTTTGTTGGACTCGACGTGGGCGGCACGACCATGAAAGCCGCAGTGGTGCAGGAATCGGGCAAGGTGTTTCCACACGCCACGCTGCCCACGGAAGCTGCGAAAGGTCAGGAGCATGGCCTGCAGCAGATGTATGCCACGATTCGGGCTGCCGTAAGTACCGCTGGGCTAAGCATTTCCGATATTTCCGGCATTGGTGTGGCCACCCCGGGCACCATGGACCTGTCTGCGGGGCTGATTCTGGACCCACCCAACTTAAAACCGTGGCGAAATGTGCCGGTTCGCGATTCGATTCAGAAAGAGTTCCAGGTCCCCACCGCGTTTCAAAATGATGCCAACGCAGCCGCCTTTGGTGAATTCTGGGCCGGTGCGGGGAAAGGCACCGTCAGCATGGTGATGTTTACACTGGGCACCGGGATTGGTGGTGGAATTGTCATCGATGGCAAAATTATGGAAGGCAGGCACTCCCACGGTGGGGAAATTGGGCACATGGGCATTCAAATGACCGATGGCCGCCTCTGTGGGTGCGGGCGACGGGGCTGCCTCGAAGCGTATGCCAGTGCTACTTCGGTGGTGAAACGGGCCCAGGAAGCGGTGGAATTGAGCAATCAGCCCTCGTTGCTGCGGGAACAACTGGCAGCCACCGATGAAGAACTGCCCGCAAAAGTAGTTTTTCAGGCAGCCAACCAGGGTGATGAAATTGCCCGCAGAATTGTGGATGAAACCGCCTACTATCTGGCTGTCGGTGCAATGAACATGATGCACGTAATCGACCCGGACATGATTGTCTATGGCGGGGGAATGACTGCTGCCGGTGAACCATTTTTGCAGCGAATTCAGTTTTACATCAAGCAATTGGCCTTCCCAGTGCCTGCCGAAAACACCACCGTCCGGTATGCCAGCCTCGGCAGCGACGCAGGCTTCATCGGTGCTGCCGCCTGCGCCCTTTCATTAATGAGTTAA